A window of the Salmonella enterica subsp. enterica serovar Typhimurium str. LT2 genome harbors these coding sequences:
- the traH gene encoding conjugative transfer: assembly produces MQGKTRIKPLFILCTALMTVAPAVSADVNSDMNQFFNKLGFASNTTQPSVWQGQAAGYASGGSLYARTQVKNVQLVSMTLPDINAGCGGIDAYLGSFSFINGEQLQRFVKQIMSNAAGYFFDLALQTTVPEIKTAKDFLQKMASDINSMNLSSCQAAQGIVGGLFPKTQVSQQKVCQDIAGESNIFADWAASRQGCTVGGQSDSVRDKASDKDKERVTKNINIMWNALSKNRMFDGNKELKEFVMTLTGSLVFGPNGEIMPLPARTTDRAIIRALMEGGTAKIYHCNDSDKCLKVVADTPVTISRDNALKSQITKLLTSIQNKAVSDTPLDNKEKGFISSTTIPVFKYLVDPQMLGVSTSMIYQLTDYIGYDILLQYIQELIQQARAMVATGNYDEAVIEHITDNMNDATRQIASFQAQVQVQQDALLVVDRQMSYMRQQLSARMLSRYQNNYHFGGGAQ; encoded by the coding sequence ATGCAGGGTAAAACGAGAATTAAACCGCTTTTCATATTATGTACGGCGCTGATGACCGTCGCACCCGCCGTCTCTGCCGATGTGAACAGCGACATGAACCAGTTCTTCAATAAGCTGGGCTTTGCTTCCAATACCACACAGCCCTCCGTCTGGCAGGGACAGGCGGCAGGATATGCCTCCGGCGGCTCTTTATATGCCCGGACACAGGTAAAAAATGTCCAGCTGGTCTCCATGACCCTGCCGGATATCAATGCCGGTTGCGGGGGCATCGATGCCTATCTCGGCTCATTCAGTTTCATTAACGGCGAGCAGCTGCAGCGTTTTGTGAAGCAGATTATGAGTAACGCCGCAGGGTACTTTTTTGACCTTGCGCTGCAGACGACGGTGCCGGAAATCAAAACGGCAAAGGATTTTCTGCAGAAAATGGCCTCCGACATTAACAGTATGAACCTCAGCTCCTGCCAGGCGGCGCAGGGGATTGTCGGGGGGCTTTTCCCAAAAACACAGGTCTCCCAGCAGAAGGTCTGCCAGGACATTGCCGGTGAGAGCAATATTTTTGCCGACTGGGCGGCGTCCCGGCAGGGATGTACTGTGGGCGGGCAATCCGACAGCGTCAGGGATAAAGCCAGTGACAAGGATAAGGAGCGGGTGACCAAAAATATCAACATCATGTGGAATGCTTTGTCCAAAAACAGGATGTTTGACGGCAACAAGGAGCTGAAAGAGTTCGTGATGACGCTGACCGGTTCACTGGTTTTTGGACCCAACGGCGAAATCATGCCCCTGCCTGCCAGAACCACCGACCGGGCTATTATCCGGGCATTAATGGAAGGCGGAACGGCGAAGATATACCACTGCAATGATTCGGATAAATGCCTGAAGGTGGTGGCCGACACGCCGGTGACCATCAGTCGCGACAATGCGCTCAAATCACAGATTACGAAGCTGCTGACCAGTATTCAGAACAAGGCGGTCAGCGACACTCCCCTGGATAATAAGGAAAAAGGGTTTATCTCCAGCACCACCATCCCGGTTTTCAAATACCTGGTTGACCCGCAGATGCTCGGCGTGTCAACCAGCATGATTTATCAGCTGACGGATTATATCGGGTACGACATCCTGCTGCAGTATATCCAGGAGCTGATCCAGCAGGCCCGGGCGATGGTGGCCACAGGGAATTATGACGAGGCGGTTATCGAACATATCACCGACAACATGAATGACGCGACCCGGCAGATAGCGTCCTTCCAGGCGCAGGTCCAGGTGCAGCAGGATGCGCTGCTGGTTGTCGACCGTCAGATGAGCTACATGCGCCAGCAGCTGTCAGCCCGCATGCTCAGCCGTTACCAGAACAACTATCATTTTGGCGGAGGTGCGCAGTGA
- the traG gene encoding conjugative transfer: assembly abd aggregate stability, with translation MNEVYVIAGGEWLSNNLNAIAAFMSTRTWDSIEKIALTLSVLAVSVMWVQRHNVMDLLGWVAVFVLISLLVTIRTSVQIIDNSDLVRVYRVDNVPVGLALPLSLTTRIGHAMVASYEMIFAQPDSVTYSKTGMLFGANLIVKSTDFLSRNPEIINLFQDYVQNCVLGDIYLNHKYSLEELMESDDPYTLIFSRPSPLRGVYDKNNHFVTCKDASVTLKDKLNLDTKTGGKTWHYYVQQIFGGRPDPDLLFRELVSDSYSYFYGSSQSASQIMRKNVTMNALKEGITSNAARNGDTASLVNLATTSSMEKQRLSHVSIGYVTMRNLPMVQTILLGIAIGIFPLLVLAAVFNKLTLSVLKGYVFALMWLQTWPLLYAILNSAMVFYAKQNGAPVVLSELSQIQLKYSDLASTAGYLSAMIPPLSWMMVKGLGAGFSSVYSHFASSSISPTASAAAGVVDGNYSYGNMQTENVNGFSWSTNSTTSFGQMTYQTGSGATATQTRDGNMVMDASGAQSRLPVNINATRQIAAAQQEMAREASTQAESALHGFSSSIASAWNTLSQFGTNRGSSDSVTSGADSTMSAQDSIMASRMRSAVESYAKAHNISNEQATQELAARSTRTSGGIYGDASAEWGIRPKILGVGGGAGVKAGGRAGIDWSDDDTHQASSSSRSSQDVRHGVDAKATQDFKEASDYFTSRKVSESGSHTDNNADSRVDHLSAALNSAKQSYDQYTTNLTRSHEYAEMASRTESMSGQMSEDLSQQFVNFVQKHAPQDAENILTNTSSPEVAERRRAMAWAFVQEQVQPGVDNAWGEARGDIGSGMSTVSGGGDKQDVVADHQAHQATVEQRTRDSNISNDVKNQVDNMVTDYHSDINDTYGNIQGEEKTIDQQYSGLQKQYKTEALSQNNKYNEEKAAQERMPGADSPEELMKRAKEYQDKHKQ, from the coding sequence GTGAACGAAGTCTATGTCATTGCCGGCGGAGAATGGCTGAGTAATAACCTGAACGCCATTGCGGCCTTCATGAGCACCCGGACGTGGGACTCCATTGAGAAAATTGCGCTGACCCTGTCCGTTCTCGCGGTGTCCGTTATGTGGGTACAGCGACATAACGTGATGGATCTGCTGGGCTGGGTGGCGGTGTTTGTGCTGATATCACTTCTGGTGACCATACGGACATCAGTACAGATAATTGATAACAGCGACCTGGTGAGGGTTTACCGGGTGGATAATGTGCCGGTCGGACTGGCACTCCCCCTTTCGCTGACGACCCGGATCGGGCATGCGATGGTGGCCAGCTATGAGATGATTTTTGCCCAGCCGGACAGCGTCACCTACAGCAAGACAGGTATGCTGTTCGGGGCGAATCTGATTGTGAAAAGCACCGATTTCCTGTCCCGGAATCCGGAAATCATTAACCTGTTTCAGGACTACGTCCAGAACTGTGTGCTGGGGGATATTTACCTCAATCACAAATATTCCCTGGAAGAACTGATGGAATCCGATGACCCCTATACGCTGATTTTTTCCCGCCCAAGTCCGTTGCGGGGGGTTTATGACAAAAATAATCATTTTGTCACCTGCAAGGATGCGTCGGTCACGCTGAAAGACAAGCTGAATCTCGATACAAAGACAGGAGGCAAGACCTGGCATTATTATGTGCAGCAGATATTTGGGGGCAGGCCGGACCCTGACCTGTTATTCAGGGAACTGGTAAGTGACAGTTACAGTTATTTCTATGGCTCCAGCCAGTCAGCCAGCCAGATCATGCGTAAGAATGTAACAATGAACGCTCTGAAAGAAGGGATCACCAGTAATGCAGCCCGTAACGGTGATACCGCCAGTCTGGTGAATCTGGCCACCACATCCTCGATGGAAAAACAACGTTTGTCACATGTCTCCATTGGTTATGTGACAATGCGAAACCTGCCGATGGTACAGACTATTCTGCTGGGGATAGCCATCGGGATTTTCCCGTTACTGGTTCTGGCCGCTGTCTTTAATAAACTGACGCTGTCAGTGCTGAAAGGGTATGTATTTGCCCTGATGTGGCTGCAGACATGGCCGTTGCTGTATGCCATTCTGAACAGCGCCATGGTGTTCTATGCGAAACAGAATGGTGCCCCGGTGGTGCTGTCAGAACTCTCTCAGATACAGCTGAAATATTCCGATCTGGCATCAACCGCAGGTTATCTCTCTGCCATGATTCCCCCGCTGTCGTGGATGATGGTAAAAGGTCTGGGCGCTGGATTTTCCAGCGTTTACAGCCACTTTGCGTCTTCGTCTATCAGCCCGACGGCCAGTGCGGCTGCCGGCGTGGTGGACGGCAATTATTCCTACGGCAACATGCAGACGGAGAACGTCAACGGCTTCAGCTGGAGTACCAACAGTACCACGTCATTTGGCCAGATGACTTACCAGACCGGTAGTGGGGCGACCGCCACGCAGACCCGGGACGGCAATATGGTCATGGATGCCAGCGGTGCGCAGTCCAGACTGCCGGTGAATATCAACGCGACCCGGCAGATAGCGGCGGCACAGCAGGAGATGGCGCGGGAAGCCAGCACGCAGGCAGAAAGCGCCCTGCATGGTTTCAGCAGCAGTATCGCCAGCGCCTGGAATACGCTCAGCCAGTTCGGGACGAACCGGGGCAGCAGCGACTCAGTGACCAGTGGTGCTGACAGCACCATGAGCGCGCAGGATTCCATAATGGCCAGCCGGATGCGCAGCGCAGTGGAAAGCTATGCGAAGGCACATAATATCAGTAATGAGCAGGCCACTCAGGAACTTGCAGCGAGAAGTACGCGAACATCTGGGGGTATTTATGGTGATGCAAGTGCAGAGTGGGGCATAAGGCCCAAGATATTGGGGGTCGGTGGTGGAGCTGGTGTTAAAGCCGGTGGTCGTGCTGGTATTGATTGGAGCGATGATGATACGCATCAGGCCAGCAGTAGTTCACGATCCAGCCAGGATGTTCGTCATGGTGTTGATGCCAAAGCCACGCAGGATTTTAAGGAGGCCAGCGATTACTTCACGAGCCGTAAGGTCAGTGAGTCCGGAAGCCATACGGACAATAATGCTGATTCTCGTGTGGATCATTTGTCTGCCGCCCTGAACTCAGCGAAACAGAGTTATGACCAGTACACCACGAACCTGACCCGCAGCCATGAGTATGCTGAGATGGCGTCCCGTACAGAAAGCATGAGTGGGCAGATGAGCGAAGATTTGTCACAGCAGTTTGTGAATTTTGTGCAAAAGCATGCGCCACAGGATGCAGAAAATATTCTGACAAATACCAGCTCGCCGGAGGTGGCAGAACGACGTCGGGCAATGGCTTGGGCCTTTGTTCAGGAGCAGGTACAGCCTGGTGTGGATAATGCCTGGGGCGAAGCCCGCGGTGATATTGGCAGTGGTATGAGCACAGTATCCGGTGGTGGTGATAAACAGGATGTGGTAGCCGATCATCAGGCCCATCAGGCAACGGTGGAACAACGGACGCGGGACAGTAATATCAGTAATGATGTAAAAAACCAGGTTGATAATATGGTCACAGACTATCATTCCGATATAAACGATACTTATGGAAATATCCAGGGTGAGGAAAAGACTATTGACCAGCAGTATTCTGGCCTGCAAAAACAGTATAAAACAGAAGCACTATCTCAGAATAATAAATATAATGAAGAAAAGGCTGCACAGGAAAGGATGCCTGGCGCGGATAGTCCTGAAGAACTGATGAAGAGGGCAAAAGAGTATCAGGATAAGCACAAACAGTAA
- the traS gene encoding conjugative transfer: surface exclusion, producing MGMKNLAQIVLVTVVQFIACYLAEWGVAETGIILLFVLLWQGLFIWLFIQIRKKNNISDEFKFSKGIWYVIMPVCSLLSPLLSLMIFIGGTLYELRRVSGCISIKEWVKCQLDDQYDEDRGLDFESVEYRQTTYYNPSTGYPMHGGVDSAGNTFGSRWQDNNDR from the coding sequence GTGGGAATGAAAAATTTAGCTCAGATTGTTCTGGTGACAGTGGTACAGTTTATTGCCTGTTATCTAGCTGAGTGGGGAGTCGCTGAAACAGGGATTATCCTGTTATTTGTCCTGCTGTGGCAGGGGCTGTTTATCTGGTTATTTATTCAAATTCGTAAAAAAAATAACATATCTGATGAGTTCAAGTTTAGTAAAGGAATTTGGTATGTAATTATGCCCGTATGCTCATTACTCTCGCCATTATTAAGTTTAATGATTTTTATCGGTGGAACATTATATGAATTAAGACGAGTAAGTGGTTGTATAAGCATAAAAGAGTGGGTGAAATGTCAGCTTGATGACCAATATGATGAAGATAGGGGGCTGGATTTTGAATCTGTTGAGTATCGTCAAACGACTTACTACAACCCCTCAACTGGATATCCTATGCATGGAGGAGTTGATTCGGCTGGTAATACTTTTGGGTCTCGCTGGCAGGATAATAATGACAGGTAA
- the traT gene encoding conjugative transfer: surface exclusion, with protein sequence MKMKKIMMVTLVSSTLALSGCGAMSTAIKKRNLEVKTQMSQTIWLDPSSERTVYLQVKNTSDKDMSDLQSLIAKDIQAKGYTVVTSPDKAYYWIQANVLKADKMDLRESQGWLNRGYEGALSGAALGAGITAYNSNSAGATLGVGLAAGLVGMAADAMVEDINYTMITDVQISERTKATVTTDNVAALRQGTSGAKIQTSTETGNQHKYQTRVVSNANKVNLKFEEAKPVLEEQLAKSIANIL encoded by the coding sequence ATGAAAATGAAAAAAATAATGATGGTTACACTGGTCAGTTCCACTCTGGCCCTGTCAGGGTGTGGTGCGATGAGCACAGCAATCAAAAAGCGTAATCTTGAAGTGAAAACCCAGATGAGTCAGACCATCTGGCTTGACCCGTCCAGTGAACGGACGGTGTATCTGCAGGTGAAAAATACCTCCGATAAGGATATGAGTGACCTTCAGAGCCTGATTGCAAAAGATATTCAGGCAAAAGGGTATACTGTGGTTACCTCACCAGACAAAGCATACTACTGGATTCAGGCCAACGTGCTGAAGGCCGACAAGATGGATTTGCGTGAGTCCCAGGGATGGCTGAACCGTGGTTATGAAGGTGCGCTCTCCGGGGCAGCGCTCGGGGCCGGTATCACAGCGTATAACTCTAACTCAGCAGGTGCCACGCTGGGAGTAGGGCTTGCTGCCGGGCTTGTGGGGATGGCCGCTGATGCGATGGTGGAAGATATTAACTACACCATGATCACCGACGTACAGATCTCAGAACGGACAAAAGCGACCGTGACAACGGACAATGTTGCCGCCCTCCGCCAGGGAACCTCGGGTGCCAAAATCCAGACCAGCACCGAAACCGGTAATCAGCATAAATACCAGACCCGTGTGGTATCGAATGCCAACAAGGTTAACCTGAAGTTTGAAGAGGCAAAACCAGTTCTGGAAGAACAACTGGCCAAATCAATTGCAAATATTCTTTAA